The genomic DNA CGCGCCAAGACCGAGTCGTCGGACCTGTCGcccctcgcgctcgccgcgcagggcGGCCACGTGGATATCACCAAGCTCCTGCTGGAGCGGGGCGCCAAAGTCGAGGCGAATACCGAGGGGCTGCTGCCccagacgctcgcggcgcgtgcggggCACACCGAGTGCCTGCGCGTCCTGATCGATGCGGGTGTCGACGTGAACGCCCCCGAGAAGGGCTCGCTCTGGACGCCGCTCTTTTACGCGGCGGAGGCAGGGCATATCGAgtgcgtgcgcctgctcctgGAGCGTGGTGCGACGCTCGATAATGTCGACGAGAAGCATCGCCACGCCGTGTTCTACGCCGCGTGGAACGGCTGGATGCAGTGCGCacgcctgctcctcgatacgttcgccgcgcgtgcgccgccgcccgcgccgggcgtggacccgagcgcgacgccggtgcTGCTCAAGCCGTCGCCCGATGCGGACCTGGATATGGATCTGGAGGCGGAAGGCGACGGGATCCCCTCGCTCTacctgccgccgcccatcATTCCCTTCCGCACCTACGGCCACAACTATCTCGACAAGCGCTCGCTCCTGTCGCTCTCGCTCTCGAACCGCAGCATTGTGCTGCACAAGCAGGCCGTACCGGACCGCCCCGAGCTCTTCCCGGGCCTCACATCCTCGCTGAAGCTCGTCTtgacgccgcgcagcacggcgccgggcgccgacgcgggTATTCCCCATACACTGATCTTGCCGATGGCCGACGACCGCGAAGACGTCACCTTCCAGATCGCGAACCTCGACGAGTTCCATCTGGAGTGGGAGCTCTTCCCAACGTttggctcgtcgcgcatcgccaagacggcgctcctgcccgacatgctcggctcgctcgccaaccgcgacacgctgcagctTCCCCTCTTTGACTGGCACCTGAACGTCGTCGGGCATGtcgacctcgccgtcgagtgCGTCCGGCCGTTTGGCAGCGTCCAGCTCGAGATCGGCGGCCGCGTTGAGACCTACTGGAAGagcacgctgccgagcagcaaCCAgggtgcggcggccgcgcccaactcggagcgccgcgtcaccggcctcggcaccagcgcctcgcttGGCGTCGACCGCGGAGTAACGCGCGCGGAGCCGACACTCGCGCAAGAGGCGCCGGCACCAGAGCCGACGTCGTACGTCACCGCGTCATCCCTCTCGGGCAACTACCTCCGTGTGGTGGTGCAGTATACGAGCGACCTTGTGCCGGTCGTCTGTGCATCGCAGCGCCTCCCGGTGCCCGTCtgggcgccgctcgtctcgCAGGTGTCCAAGGACGACTTTTTGAAGATCGCCGAGCAAACTGGCCACGCCTGGTCGACCAGCAACACGGAGGCGTTCACCATGGCCGACTGGAGCGCCAAGCTCGCCACTTCGCTGGTGCCGCTCGATACACTCCTTGCCACCGTCCCGCACCACGTGGGCCTTGCCCTCGAggtgcacctcgacgctgcgccggccacCGACAAGCCCGTCGTGTCGGTGAACGACTGTGTGGACGCTACGCTGCATGCTGTGTACGAGGCTGCAGACCGCGACCACAAGCACAGCCGCAAGCTGTTCTTtagcagctcgtcgccgggcgCGTGTGTTGCGCTGAACTGGAAGCAGCCCAACTACGCTGTCTTTTTCATCCTCAATGCATCGCTCCAGAAGGACGCAGCGGTGGCCCTCCtgccggccggcgcagaCCCGAGGCAGTCGAGTATTGCAGAGGGCGTGCGTTTCGCCAAGGGCAACAACCTGCTTGGTATCATGATCAACGCGCAGACCCTGGAGCAGGTGCCGGAGCTTATTCCCTCGATCAAGGCCGCTGGCCTCGTGCTCATTACGCTCAGCCGCCCCAACACGCAGGTGCTTGCGCCTTTGAGCGGCAACaacctgctcggcgctccAGCGCTTTCCTATGAGGATGCGTTTGACGGCTATATTCAGGATAACATCATCCAATGCACCAAGTAAACCTGCACCGCAAGCGCCGACTTTGTAATGTAGCCTCGCGTCCGTACTCTAATTCTCTTCATGCAGCACAAAATCGGGCCATTTTCGGCCGGTTGGCCTAGGTCGTTCCGGAGACGCGCCCTGCTCGTATGGATGCATGGTGAACATCGCGTTCCCTCTATCGTAGCTGGTGTACATAGGACGTGTCCCTCTTTTCTACTTCCGCCGCTtggcacggccgccgtTCTTGGTCCCCTTCTTATTGTGCTTCTTGCGCCACAGCTCGTTGCGCGAGCCGCGGGGGCCCGAAGTGCTAATCTTCTTCGGTTCGCCCTGCTCACCGTCCTCTTGCATGTTCGCTTCAGGGGcaggcgtcgcggccgcgtcgtcggccatttcgtcgtcgtcttcgtcgtcgtggTCCTCCTTCGGCGCACGaacgcgctgctgcaggcgGGACGACACCTGGTTCAGACGTGCAGCAGCAGTGACTGCATAGTCGGACGAGTCCGTATACCGCTTGCGGTTGCGTGCAGCCAACTTGGAGCTGGAGCGAAGTCCCTTGGCCATGGTTGGTGGAGTACGGCCTGTGCGAAAAaaaagagcggcgcgtggaCGTGCATATAATTTGCCAGTTATGTAGGCAGATAGCACAATAATCGGTGGAAAGTCTCTGACTTGCCCTACACGTCACGGCGTTAGTTAAGGGGTATAACAGTTGCCTTCCACGCGGAACAGCAACAATGGGGGGTTCGAGTCCCTCACGCCGTATAATTTCTTTATTTTTTCTTGTTTGCATTTGGAATAAGCTAGTGCCGTTTTTTTTTTGCAATATTGTCCTGCAGAAAAATTCGTCCCGCATGCAGCTGCAGACTCGGTATGGGCCGATGACCTCAGCGGCGCAAAAAATCGATGCAGGCCCGAGTTCGCTAGATGCTCAACGCGATACCACGTGGAGCCATCGGTGGACGTGCGAGTCCTCGATAGAAGTGCGCAGCTCTATTGTTTAACGTTAATTGGCAACCATGGTAGCAGGAAATCTGCTGCAGAAACAGCCAGAGTCCTATGGTATGTCCATTCCACGCGGCTTACCTCCCAGCGAAAAAGCAGGACTATACGTTCCACAagacgctcggcaagggCACCTTTGGCGTGGTTCGCGCAGCGACCCGCAATGAGCCCGATGGTGGCCAACGGAAGGTGGCTGTGAAGGTTGTGAGCAAGCACCTCCTGAAAGGTCACGAAGAAGTAGTCATGCGTGAGATCGAGACGGTGCAAGGTCTCAACCACCCTCATATCGTCAAGCTCATCGACTGGTTCGAGTCCAAGGACAAGGTATGTCCTCTTCTAGCTTACCCAGTTCTATCTTGTTTTTGAGGAGGCCGACGGTGGAGAGCTCTTTgatcgccttgcgcgcggccgcttTACTGAGATGGATGCGTGCCGCACGATCCATGTGGTGTTGGAGGCGATTGCATACATGCACAAGAACAATACTGTGCACCGGGATATCAAGCCCGAAAATATCCTGTATCGCACGCCTGCCGAGGATGCCAACATTGTGCTGGTGGACTTTGGTATTGCTGCGCACCTTCGCAACGCGGATGACCAGGACCTGAAAGGGCTGTGCGGCAGTGTCGGCTatgcggcgcccgaggtcATTGCACGCCACGGCCACGGCAAGCCGGTGGACATGTGGGGTCTTGGTGTGGTGACCTATGCGATGCTCTGTGGTTACGCCCCCTTTTCCTCTGCGGACCCCGAGCTCTTCCGGAAGCAGCTGGAGCGGGGCCAGATCGAGTTCCACGAAAAGTACTGGAGCTCGGTGAGCCCCGAGGCGATCGACTTTGTGAAGCGGTGCCTGACGCTCGAccccgagcagcgcatcacggccgaggaggcgctgGAGCACGCGTGGTTCAAGGTGTgcctggagcgcgtcgactcCCACGACGTCAGTGCCGGTCTCCGGGAGAACTACCGCACGAAGTGGAAGACGGCgatcgcggcggtgcgtgccACACAAAAGTTCAGCCAGGCCGCCGAGTCCGCGCAGAACAGCCGTGGCGAGCCGTCGTCCCCCCTTTATtccgacgacgaagacCAAGTTTTCCGCAATGTCCAGCGCGAccacgcggccgcggccgcgtcgacgaaCAAGCCGCAGTCACCCCCCGCGCCCGTGGAGGAGGTGCACGAGGGCGGGCacatgcgccgcggcagctgGGGCTGGAACTCGCTCGTGTCCAAGTTCCAGTCATTGTACACTCCTTCTCACTAGCTTGCTTGTATAGTTCGTTGTTTGACGGATCCTATAATCATGTACCTATTTTCTAGGCACCCTACATGTGATCGTGCGGGtcctcgcgcggctgctCCGGGGGAATCGTGATCGCATCGTCGATACGCAGCAGACTggtcgccgcctcgaggctGCTCTTGAGCGAGCGGAGCTTGCTCACCGTCGGCTCCAACACGCCCGCGCGCAGGTTGtcacgcaccgcgccgtTGAGCAGGTCCAGGCCAAagaagcgcagcgtctTTTTGGGGTCGTCCACGCCCGCGTTCTGCGCCGCGGTGTGGTAAGCGCGCAGTTtcgc from Malassezia japonica chromosome 1, complete sequence includes the following:
- the PHO81 gene encoding phosphate system positive regulatory protein pho81 (COG:P; EggNog:ENOG503NXDY), yielding MKQISGWGSYYLDYKFLKKIINSLEKGRLGDAALFATSVRPSGDAPSDQPPLATESPASELQIHKAAFFFKLERELEKINAFYLQKESDLRARLTTLISKKRHLIALASGRSSAGGALTNKVAITSDSPSFVALLEGFRYFEKDLAKLQQFIEINATGFRKILKKWDKRSKSQTKELYLARQVDAQPCFNREFIAEMSDLAAASVLQLESLAAGNELPSSSYKSETAILKGSVPYGATNLPGSIFVQDTTTPGSDALIFDSERRMDFEAERDSHSNSDTLNELSERITAAIHEGSVDEAKTLLADARRETDMDIDAALGDDAERANKIQANAPVASGIAHQVWRALATASPSAIHTAIVAGLPDYAFVDDINARTTLHISALAGQLELVKACVEHGVDVRKVDVYGREALAYAAMHGREEICQYLLGLPSSRASPSSPQGSMVDSVDLDGFSPLVHAVVRGHTGTVRILLDYTAAIGSVPRAKTESSDLSPLALAAQGGHVDITKLLLERGAKVEANTEGLLPQTLAARAGHTECLRVLIDAGVDVNAPEKGSLWTPLFYAAEAGHIECVRLLLERGATLDNVDEKHRHAVFYAAWNGWMQCARLLLDTFAARAPPPAPGVDPSATPVLLKPSPDADLDMDLEAEGDGIPSLYLPPPIIPFRTYGHNYLDKRSLLSLSLSNRSIVLHKQAVPDRPELFPGLTSSLKLVLTPRSTAPGADAGIPHTLILPMADDREDVTFQIANLDEFHLEWELFPTFGSSRIAKTALLPDMLGSLANRDTLQLPLFDWHLNVVGHVDLAVECVRPFGSVQLEIGGRVETYWKSTLPSSNQGAAAAPNSERRVTGLGTSASLGVDRGVTRAEPTLAQEAPAPEPTSYVTASSLSGNYLRVVVQYTSDLVPVVCASQRLPVPVWAPLVSQVSKDDFLKIAEQTGHAWSTSNTEAFTMADWSAKLATSLVPLDTLLATVPHHVGLALEVHLDAAPATDKPVVSVNDCVDATLHAVYEAADRDHKHSRKLFFSSSSPGACVALNWKQPNYAVFFILNASLQKDAAVALLPAGADPRQSSIAEGVRFAKGNNLLGIMINAQTLEQVPELIPSIKAAGLVLITLSRPNTQVLAPLSGNNLLGAPALSYEDAFDGYIQDNIIQCTK
- a CDS encoding uncharacterized protein (EggNog:ENOG503P98J; COG:S), which produces MAKGLRSSSKLAARNRKRYTDSSDYAVTAAARLNQVSSRLQQRVRAPKEDHDDEDDDEMADDAAATPAPEANMQEDGEQGEPKKISTSGPRGSRNELWRKKHNKKGTKNGGRAKRRK
- a CDS encoding calcium/calmodulin-dependent protein kinase (EggNog:ENOG503NVBD; COG:T) codes for the protein MVAGNLLQKQPESYAKKQDYTFHKTLGKGTFGVVRAATRNEPDGGQRKVAVKVVSKHLLKGHEEVVMREIETVQGLNHPHIVKLIDWFESKDKFYLVFEEADGGELFDRLARGRFTEMDACRTIHVVLEAIAYMHKNNTVHRDIKPENILYRTPAEDANIVLVDFGIAAHLRNADDQDLKGLCGSVGYAAPEVIARHGHGKPVDMWGLGVVTYAMLCGYAPFSSADPELFRKQLERGQIEFHEKYWSSVSPEAIDFVKRCLTLDPEQRITAEEALEHAWFKVCLERVDSHDVSAGLRENYRTKWKTAIAAVRATQKFSQAAESAQNSRGEPSSPLYSDDEDQVFRNVQRDHAAAAASTNKPQSPPAPVEEVHEGGHMRRGSWGWNSLVSKFQSLYTPSH